The following coding sequences lie in one Saccopteryx bilineata isolate mSacBil1 chromosome 5, mSacBil1_pri_phased_curated, whole genome shotgun sequence genomic window:
- the MARS2 gene encoding methionine--tRNA ligase, mitochondrial: MRSSHVLPERPLRGLGRVCTMLRSSALRLLGHALPVRLSLPGFSSSRRYSSGPLGAGDDAHDARAYFTTPIFYVNAAPHIGHLYSALLADALCRHRRLRVPSAAATRFSTGTDEHGLKIQQAATAAGLAPTELCDRVSAQFQQLFRDAGISSTDFIRTTEVRHRVAVQHFWGMLKARGLLYKGLYEGWYCASDECFLPETKISWQPDPSGDSCPVSLESGHPVSWTKEENYIFRLSQFREPLQRWLRNNPQVITPEPFYHKVLQWLEEELPDLSVSRRRSHLHWGIPVPGDDSQTIYVWLDALVNYLTVIGYPDAEFKSWWSTTSHVIGKDILKFHAIYWPALLLGAGMNPPYRIYVHSHWTVCGQKMSKSLGNVVDPRTCLDRYTVDGFRYFLLRQGVPSWDCDYYDEKVVKLLDSELADALGGLLNRCTASRINPSGTYPAFCTTCFPIEPGLVGTSVRAQAEDYALVSAMASLPKEVADHYANFQIYKALEAVSSCVRQTNGFVQRHAPWKLNWESPVDAPWLGTVLHVALECLRVFGTLLQPVTPSLADKLLSRLGVSASERGLGELYFLPRFYGHPCPFEGRRLGPETGLLFPRLDQSRSWLVKAHRT; the protein is encoded by the coding sequence ATGCGCTCCTCACACGTGCTGCCGGAACGCCCCCTCCGCGGGTTGGGCAGGGTCTGCACAATGCTGCGCAGCTCTGCCTTGCGGCTGCTAGGACACGCACTGCCGGTTAGGCTCTCGCTCCCGGGGTTCTCTAGCTCACGCCGCTACAGTTCGGGCCCCCTCGGTGCCGGCGACGACGCTCACGATGCGCGCGCCTACTTCACGACACCCATTTTCTATGTGAACGCGGCGCCGCACATTGGGCACCTGTACTCGGCGCTACTGGCGGACGCTCTGTGCCGCCACCGTCGCCTCCGAGTTCCCAGCGCCGCCGCCACGCGATTCTCCACTGGTACGGACGAGCACGGCCTGAAGATTCAGCAGGCAGCGACCGCTGCGGGCCTGGCCCCGACTGAGCTGTGCGACCGAGTCTCGGCCCAGTTCCAGCAGCTTTTCCGGGACGCTGGCATCTCCTCCACCGACTTCATCCGCACCACCGAGGTCCGGCACAGGGTGGCAGTGCAGCACTTCTGGGGAATGCTGAAGGCTCGGGGTCTGCTGTACAAGGGGCTCTATGAAGGTTGGTATTGCGCCTCTGACGAATGTTTCCTGCCAGAGACCAAGATCAGCTGGCAGCCGGACCCGTCGGGAGATTCGTGTCCTGTTTCTCTCGAGAGCGGGCATCCCGTCTCCTGGACCAAGGAAGAAAACTACATCTTCAGACTTTCCCAGTTCCGCGAGCCGCTCCAGCGCTGGCTGCGGAACAATCCTCAGGTGATCACCCCCGAGCCATTCTATCACAAAGTCCTTCAGTGGCTGGAGGAGGAGCTGCCGGACCTGTCAGTCTCTCGCAGGAGGAGCCACTTGCACTGGGGTATTCCAGTGCCTGGGGACGATTCACAGACCATCTACGTATGGCTGGATGCCTTGGTAAACTATCTTACTGTAATCGGCTACCCAGATGCTGAGTTCAAGTCATGGTGGTCGACCACGTCTCATGTCATAGGCAAGGACATTCTCAAATTCCATGCTATCTATTGGCCTGCTCTCCTCTTAGGGGCCGGAATGAATCCACCATACCGCATCTATGTCCACTCCCACTGGACTGTCTGTGGCCAAAAGATGTCCAAGAGCTTGGGCAACGTGGTGGATCCCAGAACTTGCCTTGACCGCTATACTGTGGATGGCTTCCGCTACTTTCTTCTTCGTCAGGGCGTCCCCAGCTGGGACTGTGATTACTATGATGAAAAGGTGGTTAAGTTGCTTGACTCTGAGCTGGCAGATGCTTTGGGAGGTCTTTTGAACCGATGCACTGCCAGTAGAATAAATCCTTCTGGGACCTACCCAGCCTTCTGCACTACCTGCTTTCCCATTGAGCCAGGGTTGGTGGGGACATCAGTTCGTGCTCAGGCAGAGGACTATGCTCTGGTGAGCGCAATGGCCTCTTTGCCCAAAGAGGTAGCAGACCACTATGCTAACTTTCAGATCTATAAGGCTCTGGAGGCAGTGTCTAGCTGTGTCCGGCAAACTAATGGCTTTGTCCAAAGGCATGCCCCATGGAAGTTGAACTGGGAGAGCCCAGTGGATGCTCCGTGGCTGGGTACTGTGCTTCATGTGGCCTTGGAATGTTTGCGAGTCTTTGGAACTTTGCTCCAACCTGTCACTCCAAGCCTAGCTGACAAGCTGCTGTCCAGGTTAGGGGTCTCTGCCTCAGAGAGGGGCCTTGGAGAGCTCTATTTCTTGCCTCGATTCTATGGACATCCTTGCCCTTTTGAAGGGAGGAGGTTGGGACCTGAAACTGGGCTCTTGTTTCCACGACTGGACCAGtccaggtcctggctggtgaAAGCCCATAGGACCTAG